TCAACTGCAATGATGCTCTCGAGGCGAAAAGTCATCCTTTAATATAGGGCATGGCTTTGGCACTACAACATACGGAAGTCTCAGTTATTGTCCAATCGGACTCAGGCGTTGGCAACACTCTACAGGGAGGGCTCATTGTATTCTGCATATGGCCATATCGTTCTGAGATCCAGTTCTCGGTGAAAAAGAGagtttatttttgtgaagtttAGACCTGGATAAAATAGGGTAGCAGATCAATTGGTCTTGTACGGTCATACTAAAGGTAGCAGTGCGCTATGGCTAAAAAGGACCACAATTGGTCTTGGCTCTCAACTGAAATCagataaataaaaaaagaaatccTATTATCACGAAATAAATTTCTTTCATCCTGTTTTTTTCTTCATATTTTACTATCCGATATATCGTACCGAAGAGCCAAGGCACGACAGGTTATGGCTGTAGTTAGATGGTCATAAGGATTAAGGACAGTGGTATCCTTTTCTCAACAGATTTCAAGTCCCTGATGTTGGGAGAAAACGTTCTCATCGACTGCGAAAGTGTTTGTAGTGACTTTTTCAATCTCAAGGTGATGTGTCATGTTCGCGTCTGTACTGTGTTGAAGAAAAAGGCACACGTCTCTTTTTTTTTTTAAATGAAGGCAGCTCAAACCTCAAAtcgcaaaaagaaagaaaagaaaactggCTAAACCGAACCGTATAGTAGCCATCCAGCGAGCACGCCTGCTCCGTGGAGTCTCCACTCTTCCCCACCCAaaccctcgcctccgccgccggcgccgaTGGGCGAGCTCGCAGAGGATCTCTTCCTCCGCCTTTCGCCGGAGCTCGTCGAGGAGGTATTTTTCCGCCTTCCGCCGGACGAGCCCGCCTGCCTCGTACACGACTCCGCCGTCTGCAAGCCCTGGCGCCGCATCCTCGCCGATCTGGGCTTTCGCCGCCGCTATTACAAGTTCCACGGAACACCTCCCGTCCTGGGGCTCTTCCAACAGGGCGACTGGCTCTTCCGGGAGGGAGCCCGCTTCGTTCGCACCTCCGCCCTCTTCCCTGCCCAGCGCGACCGGCCCTGCTGGTTTGCCATGGACTGCCGCCACGGGCGCGCCCTCTTGGCCAGCTTGGGCACCACCTGTCACCTCATGGTCTTGGACTCTGTGACGGGACACCAGCGCCTCGTGGTCTCGCCCTGTAACCCCCCGGTCAGCTTCAGTGCGGCGGTGCTCTGCGCCGCACAAGGCTGCGACCACCATGGTTGCCAAGGAGGGCATTTCCGTCTGGCCGTCGTCACCACCTATCAGCAGCATAGGGTCACATCGGGCTGGCTGTACTCGTCGGAGACTCGCCTGTGGAGCGAGCTCACCTCTGTTCATCACCCCAATGTCAGGTGTCCCTATAACTTGGGTGCGCCTAGCGTCCTTGTGGGCGATGCACTCTACTTCAACGTTGGTGGCATCGTGGAGTGTCAACTTGGTGCACTCAGGTTGTCAATGTTGGAGAAGCCGGTCGACGGCAATGGGCGCTTGTCAATGTCTCATAACCCGATTGATGGCATTGGGACTCTCATGGTGAAGGAAGACGGGCGACTGGGGTTTGCTGCCGTGGTGGATGTCACGAATCTAACCCTATGGTTGTGCGAGACCGGACCTGTGGGAGCTATTGGATGGGCAAAACTCAGGGTAATTGATCTTAAGACGCTGCTCCCAACATGTGAATTCAGCACTAGCATTAGGAGGTCGGTCGGTACATGCATTGGCGATCACCGGCGTCGCGGAGGGCACACAAATCATTTTTGTGAGAGCACATGTTGGTTCCTATATGGTTGATCTCAAGTCAGGGCGAGTCCGGCCGGTGGATGCTTATGGCAGAAAATTCTTTCCCTACGCAAGCTTCTGCATCCCAGGTACTAGTTACTCGTGTGCATGTGTATTTATAACCTTGTACAGTACAATTCTTTGTGACAATCTTTCAGTGGCACTTAGCAACATGAATGAAAATTAATATGTTCCTTAGCAAGTAACTTTAGGCATGAGGACATATGTGCTCAAGAAAGCAAGATATTCTTCCGGAGTACAggctgatattctcttcaacgtctGGATTTACCTATTGAGGAAAGGAAAACATACATAGTAGAGTTGAGGCTGATTCATTAAATGAATCAATTGAGCTTATGTTATGATTTTCTTGCATTTCTGCAGCAATGGAAGCAGGCTGTACTGGCCAGGGGCAGTGAGCTGGTCTTTCAAGTGTTTATCcagctctaggtgatggagcacgCGCTTCTGAATCAAGAGACGGTGGTTGTAGTGATGTTAGATATGGCACAAGCGCAGCTCTGGACCTGCAGCAGGAAGCTGCTATTCTGTAGACTGTAGTAACTTTGTCTAGGCTGGGTTAAAGGACCAATACTGCTGGTCGTAGTATGTGGTGTATGGAACTTTGTTTAGGAAGTTGTGCAGGAACCTTGTATGCATGCTCATGGATGGATCGCTGTTCACTATGCATGGGGCATATGCCGCTACCCCCTCAGCCACCCAAGTCTAAATATCAAATCTGGCAGGTTCCAACCAAAGTCAAGATTTTCAGCTGGCTTCTGCATTTGGAGTTTGGACTTGGACAGATTATACATAAgcagaatcttcatcacaaaacttTACTGGAAAA
Above is a window of Triticum dicoccoides isolate Atlit2015 ecotype Zavitan chromosome 5B, WEW_v2.0, whole genome shotgun sequence DNA encoding:
- the LOC119310381 gene encoding uncharacterized protein LOC119310381, with product MGELAEDLFLRLSPELVEEVFFRLPPDEPACLVHDSAVCKPWRRILADLGFRRRYYKFHGTPPVLGLFQQGDWLFREGARFVRTSALFPAQRDRPCWFAMDCRHGRALLASLGTTCHLMVLDSVTGHQRLVVSPCNPPVSFSAAVLCAAQGCDHHGCQGGHFRLAVVTTYQQHRVTSGWLYSSETRLWSELTSVHHPNVRCPYNLGAPSVLVGDALYFNVGGIVECQLGALRLSMLEKPVDGNGRLSMSHNPIDGIGTLMVKEDGRLGFAAVVDVTNLTLWLCETGPVGAIGWAKLRVIDLKTLLPTCEFSTSIRRSVGTCIGDHRRRGGHTNHFCESTCWFLYG